The sequence aggtgGCTATAAAAATAGTGGATAAGACCCAGCTGGATGATGAGAACCTGAAAAAGATCTTCAGAGAGGTGCAAATCATGAAGTTGCTGAAGCACCCCCACATCATCCGCCTCTACCAGGTATATACTTACAATCACCCACAGAGCTGATAACGCACACTGCTCACATCTTACATCTGAGATCCATGGCCCAATAGGTAAAGGTCAAACAAAGTATGTCTTCATTTAGCAGGATCTGATAttacatgcagtttttttttttaactgtaccAAAGTATTTAATATTGTAGGCACTGGTTGGTATTAAGTTTTAAGATTTATGTGGGAAAAAAtagtcagttcagtttttacagAGTTtctcacagaaaataaacagttcTTTTTCACATCCGTTGGTTTTACATCAGGGGTGCTGCCCAATATAGCCATGATCTTCTGACTGGGAGCTTCTGTCTGTTGAAGTGGTCTCAAATAAATTTTTACAATGTCTTTTCTGATACCGTCCCCAGCAATTTTAATATCAGGAATAATACTGAAATCCTCATACACATTCGTTGAACACTACACTGAGCAATTTTTGTTCTATTTacctctgttgtttttatacCTAACAATGCTTATTCATTCTGTTGTGAACCACCAACACATCACTTGATGTTGGCCTGTCAGATGATCTGAGGATCATggttgttattatttgtttatgtgtttaggtgatggagacagagaggatgatCTATCTGGTAACAGAGTATGCTAGCGGTGGAGAGATATTTGGTAAGAAAATTCCAAATTGTTACCCTGATGTAGATTGACTTTGACATTACCTGCCCTTGTGCTtgacagcttgtgtttttaaattttctgacATCAAAATGTAATGAACATTTTGCTGATGAGGATTTTCTAAACTTGCACTGCATGTTCATTCTTGAACTGAGcttgattttatgtttttctgtgattgtcTTTTGTGCAACTTACTTACAGagttaaaatgtctgtctgAAACCATGTTCAATATTCTGTGtcctatttttatgttttctaaaAGAATACAAAAGTCCTTTTGACCTTTCATTTTGATGTGTTGCTGTGATATCCTAAACCAGACCAGTGTCAGGTTTCACTTTCtgtatattatgtatatattatCTGTaagatatcagaatcagaatcagaattcctttattaatccctggagggaaattcttgatactgtgaatatttaaactgtacaatatgtttgtgtgtgcttttagaCCACTTGGTGGCTCATGGGCGTATGGCAGAAAAGGATGCTAGGAAGAAGTTCAAGCAGATTGTTGCAGCAGTCCATTTCTGTCACTGCCGCAACATTGTACACAGAGACTTAAAGGCAGAGAATCTGCTGCTGGACCACAACCTCAACATCAAAATTGCAGgtatgtgttatgtgtgtgttttttcacctAAGAATGTGTGGGTGGGAAACTTAATATAGCGGTTTTCAACTGTCTTGGTGAGTGGGCGTAGGCAAGCATCAACATGTACTTTAGGAGCATTTTACTGGGTTGATTGAATTTACTCTGTATAGGACATTGGTTAGATTGAATAATCCTCTCGTTTTTCCCTGTCAGATTTTGGCTTCAGTAACATGTTCTCTCGAGGCCAGCTTTTAAAAACATGGTGTGGTAGTCCTCCCTATGCTGCACCTGAACTCTTTGAGGGCAAAGAGTACGATGGACCTAAAGTAGATATATGGGTGAGTAGATTTTGAGGTATGAATAACACCCCATTAGGCTGCAGCACAGGAGTCGGCTAACTAGCTTGAGCTTCCcaggaaaacaaatacaaaaagaataaatgaatgagaggccctaacatgtttttgtttggaaaatagTGCCAGTTTTTTCACCGATAGTCTATAGTGCtcaattaataattttaattgtttttttttaaagtcctatttgaaaaagtctttttcctgcttttttttctttctgctgtgcaGAGCTTAGGTGTGGTGTTGTATGTATTGGTGTGCGGCGCCCTGCCTTTTGACGGCAGCACTCTACAAAATTTGCGGGCGCGTGTCCTCAGTGGCAAGTTCCGCATCCCCTTCTTCATGTCCACAGGTAGGTCTCCAGTCAGTGTgtactctttcttttttccctccttcaaTCCATATCTTACTTGGTGCAAGCTGTCatccagcttttttttttccacccaagGTCCAAGCAAATTAGAAAATGCCGCTACACCCAAAATCGATTTCTTTGTCATCAAGCACTATTGGCTTAAAATTGGTAGAGGTCCCATGTGGTATTTTCTGGTAAAGAAAGTTAAACTTTCAGTGTTTGGCCCTGTTATGTCTCTAAGTTCTAataaacattttgaatgtgtttcctTCCTCAGAGAACATTTGCAAAGTTGAATTTACATCATGCAGTATATATATTAGTGTTGGCTTAGCAGTCTTAATCACTGCTTTTATGAGAGCATTACTATTTTAGTAGGTGCTGGTTATCTCCATAAACTTATGATCAATACTATAGTGTGACACAGATGGCAAAGTGTGAATGGTCCCACTCATGAGAGTGCTACATACGTCTTTGTGCAcagtacaaagaaaacatggaaCTGCATTTGAAAATATTGCACCTATAGTGCTCCTAGTGGTCAAATATTCCACACGGTACCTTTTAACACGGGGTTTGGTCAGCTTGAATTTGTGTTGgttacatttgtttgttattgcaGACTGTGAGTACTTGATCAGACACATGTTAGTGCTGGAGCCCAGTAAACGGTTGACCATGGAGCAGATCTGTAAGAACAAGTGGATGAGACAAGGAGACCCGGACCCAGAGTTCGACAGGGTGAGACCCCCGTGGAAGTATTCAACAGTATATCTTGATTTAGATTCATTTACCTAAAGCAAAAGAACATCACCTGcctaatttttcattttggtgtcAGGTAattgtcttcctcctctgctgactGAGTAGTGAGTGTTTAAAAGCTAATTATGATAGCAGCACCAATACCAGTACCCTTACAGTGATACCTGCACTAATAGAGCACTTAATTTGATATGTTCTGGCACACTGAGAAGCCAGCTCTCAAATACACAGTGCTTGACTTCACCCCAGAACAGACGTAAGCATTGTAGCTGCTGAAAGTCACGAGCTAAAGTGAAGAAAACTTGCTGTGATTGGCTCTGAGCAAACCATACAAATGGTCAGGGTGTTTTTAGAGGTGCACCGATTGCGTTAATCTTGGTTAATTCCgatttccttttccttttttaagcGTGACCTGCCCATACTGATTTTTGGCAGTTCCTTCTaagaactataattgacagcatacacaaacaaaattcaacttttgaaattttaaattcataataaaagaaattgttatattttataatttccTCTCAATATAAAGCAactggaaagagctacaaataacaattaactgaaaatgagctgtacacccagctttatttgacatattttactttaccaaacaaaagcaggtgcagcagatctatataacaaaataaatgttagtgTCTCATATCATTTTACAGCATACATGCATCAGGGCTGAGATAATTTAGCAGATTTCTCAAGCCTCTTGTTAACCTTTTCTCTGCATGGTTTCCGGACAGAGGTCATTAATCTGCGATTTCCTCTTGGGCCCAAGCTCACTTATGCTTTGGGGCAAAGATTTCACTTTACAAACAGTGATGAAACGACACACTGGAGCTCTGCTTGGTCTTGACAAGTCGTAGCATTTATTTACCAATTGACTGTGACTGGACATTTACAGTCAGCTCACATTTATGGCTAACTCTGCACATACCATCACTCgctgctctcttgctctctcatgGAATCAGAGATAAGGAGGCTGACCAGCTGGTTTCTGGTCTAAGCCAAGAACACGGAAAACCAGCTGTTCCTGGCCAGTCAATCGGTGCAcctcttttttttataaaaatagaTCTTTGTACAAAAAGAGTAAAATGCAGGTTTTGCTTGACTACAGAAGTTTTGATACTTGGTACTGGGTTATTATGTTTGGGTTGGGTTATGATTGCTGTTATGATATTGCCGTTTTGCTTTTTCGGGCTTTGAAAATTTAGCATAATTGTCTTTTGCTGCTGCCCTGAGGCTTGCTATCAGTCACCCTTTCATCACTTCTCCCTTGTAGCTGATAGCGGAGTGTGAGCAGGTgaagacggagagagagacggagctCGTCCTTGAGCAGGTGCTGACAGCCATGTCTGAGATGGGCCTGGACAGAGAGCGCACACTGCAGGTTGGACATAGTACATAGTCGATTTGCACTAATATGtttaagtttttaaagtttcattttgtcagacTTAAGCCCTTGCTTCTCATTTCTATTCTGCGTTTTCCTCTGTAGTCCCTACAAACAGATGCATACGATCACTTCAGTGCCATTTACAGTCTGCTGGCTGACCGcctcaaaaaacacaagacCTTGCCTGTTGCCCTACCTACACCGCGCTCCATTAGCTATCCTCTTAACGCTGTACAGGTAATTCATTGCCTGAATGTTGTGATTGTGGCTTTACAGCATACACATGTCAGTTTCTAAAATGGCTCTGTGGTAATCTGGAgagttgtgttgttgttgttgtaatcaAGATTTCTGCTCtaatatatgtaaaaatagaATTGTTGTGGATATGTTGTCTTCGTCATTCTCATATAAATAACGGTGGATTGAACAAGAGCGGTTTTGTTAGAGGTGCCTTTTTTGCAGTACTGTTTCATCGGTCTGACTAGAAGTGGTCATCATTTCTGTCCACTGAATGGAGTTGATTGGCTTCAAATCACATTTGCCAATCCCACTGCACTAAGGGGATTGTTTGAAAATTAGTGCAATCCTCACATGacctgtgtgtatttgtgtgcgtgCCCAGCAGACGGATCCGCAGGGTAATCCCGTCAGCATGACTGTTCCCCATGTCCAGCTCATCAACCCAGAGAACCAGATTGTTGAGGTAAGTTGACCCTGTTGCTTCAACCTGGCAGTGGGTGTCCAGCACCTTGCACCTTTAACAGTACACACCACATTTATAGCCACCGGTAATGTGTTCAGAATTTACTATTACAGTTTACTACTGTTCGTGTAGCTGCTCCCTAGAGTATTATCAGACCCACATaatcacacatacatgcacacacactcaaacataacTCATACAGCCTCAAAGCTGACTCACAAATGCTGTTGAACCCAAAAAAAGCATCAGATCACTGCATTGCAGCAATTTTAATAGAAGACCTGAACTTTGAAACGTTTGCATGAGAGCTGAAATATTAATCCTTTTGGGGTATGTTATGTACATGAACACAAGCGTGCAACTCATTACTGAAGGGCAATGCCAATGATCAAATATCTTTGTGAATTTATTGTTTAGCCCGAGGGCAGCATGTCACTGGACAGTGATGAAGGAGAAGAGCCCTCTCCCGAGGCCATGGCTCGCTACCTGTCGATGAGGCGGCACACTGTGGGTGTACCCGACCAAAGGtacagaataaacacacaactCTGCAATCTGCTTTCAGCGATGTTTGTGTTAttgcttctgtctctgtgagAGAGGTCTAACTCTAACTCTGTAGGGATCTTTTCTGTAATGTTATTAGACTCTCAGAATTAAAATCTGAACctgtcagtgacaaaaaaagcaCTTTAAGTGGACTTATTTGATGGTCAGTGTTACCCCTAGCATTAGGTTGCAGTCATTATGGCCCACTTGACAGCTGCAGCCTGAGGTGATCTGCTTGACCAATTCCAAAacgttttgtttctgtcattcttcctcctctgacCACAGGACAGAGATGCAGGAGGACCTCCAGAAACTGCCACCAGGTTTCCCTCGTGGTGCCGTGCCCCAGCCTCCCTTCCCCCCACTCGCCCCCACAATGGGCCAAATGCACACTCTCATGCCCACACAGAGTTTGCAACCCACACAGCAGCTAGAGTACAAGGTACAGTCAGTTGGGTCAGATTTGATGCGAGGCCTTTCAGGTGACATTAGAAGGCCTCACTTAATCTGCATCTCCTGCATGTGAAGATTCTAAATATTAACTTTATGGATCTCCTCAATCTTCCCACGTCTGCTGAACCTACAGGAGCAGTCCTTGCTGCAACCCCCTACCTTGCAGTTGCTCAATGGAATGGGGCCTCTTGGTAGAAGAGCATCTGATGGCGGGGCCAACATTCAATTACACGCTCAACTCCTTAAGAGGCCCCGGGGGCCCTCACCACTTGTCGCCAGCCCGGTGAGGAACTGGAGTTGTGCACATGTCGATTTGTATTTGCTCCCCTCATACAAGCTAAAGGAGTGTTGACTGGTAAACTCTTCATCTCTCTTAGCACCCCATCCCTGCAGTAGCTCCAGTGGATGAGGAGGGTTCGGATGGAGAACCAGACCAAGAGGCAGTACAGAGGTAACCCACGATGACGGTTGTAGTGAAGGGCTATACTGTACAGAGGTGCTGTCTAAACTGGATGCTCTGGAGGGCCTGTAACCTGTGACGACAGGTTGGTAGGTTCTGTGTGAATGTTGAAATAAGGAAAGGTAGCTTAACAATAAGTAATCACCTGAAAGCATACacttttaaacagttttttatctctttatcgCTTTTATCTCTTGAGCCTTGATGTCACATCATTTGCTGTGATTTATCAGTTGAAGTTTGGAATACAGATCTGTGTAAACCAGGCTTTTACAAGCCTGAAACagaatttcagaaaaataagaGTTTTGACATAAAAGGATCTAACATTAGGGCTGGGTAAGGATAGACACAGGTATGGTATCTGGAGTTGGTGTGTTGGATTCAGAAGTCCAGGTTAGGGTTTCCCCAGTTTGTCCTCTTCAGACAGCACTTTCTGTAGACTTCGCTGGTGTCCTGGGTTGCTGGGAGTGAGTGCCTCTAGGCTGCTCTGCTTTTTCTCATGGGAGATGGCCACTCTGCTGTGGTGCTTACTCCATTTCTCCTCCTATCTCCATTGCGCAAGTGCCTTCTGCCACAGATCCAAACTAAATCTGCCACCAAATTCAACCCTCCTATCTCTCAAACTCTTTGACCGAAAGCTTCTTTATCTTTCCTATTCCAAGGCGTGCCAAATTATTCTCCAGACTTTCTCACCCTTTCTCACACAGCTTTGCTAACTCTGGAGCTTGCAAAAACAATGATTAAAAATGGCAAATAGTCACTGTTTAAATTGGAAGCTGCGGGGTTGTGGGATATCCATAAGCTATAACCGCCACCTTTGGTGTaattttttcttatgttttctgATTGGCTAAGCTGATATAAATGATGGCACCCATTGGTAGAGGTGGGAAGGGATGGGCCTTTCCCCCCGTCGCCATTAGCCATTGAGGACAGAGAGCTGACCAGCGCTGCTTCCTGtctcccaccctcacccccatcctcccccctccctgCGGCCCAGGTACCTGGCGAACCGCTCCAAGCGGCACACGACGCACGCGCTCACGAGCACATCGCATGGCGAGCCCTCGGCAGAGTCACAGCGGCCCCAGGGCCCCCGCCAGAGGGGGGGCTGGgcccccgacacacacacccGGTGAGGGGACACGCCCACTCCGAGCTgtatatgcacaaacacacacacaaacatactctcACATTAAATGGGCATATTAAGCCaagctttctttttctctctctctcacacacacacacccacgcacacagCTGATCTCCCACAAACATTGATGATGATGTACTCGCATCAGGTGACTATTGTGCACCTTCCAATCAGAATGGATATAGTTGTAATAGTGGTTTTGGAGGTGAAGGGTGTGGCACATGACAGACATATCTCCACATCATCAGGAAACCACGATTCATAATTACTGTTTCTGTCCACAGACATGGAACAAGCAGGTATGTTTAAGGTTCACTCCAGCGATCTAGcgggtttttgtttttgactgagcAGTCCCTCAAAGCTAAATCATACCTCTGTGTATTTTCTCTACTGTAGCAgtcaaatgtttgtgttttgttgttgtcctATGTTGTAatttcagctgttgtttcctATACGCATCTTTCTTTAACTCAGTTTAGAAAAATTGTTGAGATGTGtactttttcagttttgttcaagTTTTGTGTTTGGATGCAGTGGTCAGGGTTGCCATTCAGTATGGACAAGTATGTAATTTGATTTTACTAATGTCCAGATCTCGGTAAGTatggagaaaatatgaaaaatatttggtttttttACGCTATTATCGCTattctgtttttgaaaaaaaaaaatgaatttataaaaataaatcagtcataCAAGCAGAATTCTCTTATTTTATGGCTTTTGGAGCAGGCAGCCAATGCCACCAAAATGTTTACCAGTGCATGGTGTGCAACTGAATAcactttccttcctctttgcATGTATGTCACAAGCCTGCAAAATGCCTTGTAACTGTACAAACCAGATATCTGCAACCaaattattttgacagaaaatgagccACTGTTTCTGAATTGCATCACAAATACCATGCCTAGCTGCAACTTTCTGGCAGTTATTTGGCACCATCATAGCATGCATAGTTAGAATGTAACATACATGTTAATAGTTAATAGTTGAattttaaaactatttatttacataatgaACTTCAGACTTTGTACTGTAATGTCATATATGGTCTACAAAGAATTCTAGAAATACGAAAAGTATTGaattttgaaatggaaattttGTGGTAGGTAAATTTGAGTGGTGGGCAGATCCTGTTTTCTAAAATGCAGCTTGATAATATGAATTTGTACCTGCACCAGCAGATGCTGTGATCTCATGATCTCACCGACATCAGCTCTTAATGAAATGCAGTGACTGTATCATCATCAGATGCTTTGTCTGGTGATATCTGTGCAAGTTATGCAAGCAAGAGCTCAAAATTTTCATgtctcttcctgtgtctgtaTTACTGACTATGCGTATGTCAATGTGTCTGTGTTATCTGTcacgttgtgtgtgtgtgtgtgtgtgtgtgtgtgtgtatttttgtatacatatgtgtttgtgtctgctgcctGTGGTCCATCCCCTCCCCACAGATCCAGCTATAAGGACTGTAACACCCTTCATCTCCCCATGGAGCGCTTCTCACCTGTCAGACGGTTTTCTGATGGCGCTGCCACCATCCAGGCATTCAAGGCTCATTTAGAGAACAGCAGCTTGATCAAGCAACTCAAGCAGgtatgtcagattttttttttagagctaCAAGCTACAATGAGAAGTTAatggtaacaaaaaaaaacagaacaggacTGGTGAGCTTACAGTGTTAAAGTGGTCAGATCTGGAGATAGAAAATTAAGatatgctatatagacaaaagtattggaacaccaGGCCATTACTTCAagaggaactttaatgacatttcattctaaatatataaaactaatAAACTAAACTGTTGTTACAAAGCATAACATTGGTATACTGAGGcgtaagatttcccttcactggaaataagaggccaagcccaacccctgaataacagccccataccacacatgaattcagaaataaattcatgaataaataaaacacatgaattCTTTTAACATGTATACATGTCAATACAGTAACACCATTTGAATATTAGATAACATCCTTATGGGAAAAAAGATATTTGCCATTAAATATATTCCCATACCTGCATGTGATCAGCACTCTAAATGCACCGTAAGATGAAACTGGTGTAAGATTTTCTTATGATGTTTGAAGCACAGCAGAATTTATTACCTTCAAATAGGAAAAATGTCTGGTGAtcctgacaaaataaagtttaaagtgaAAGGGTTGACATCATGCTGACAGGGAATGAAATTCAGGTCTATATATCGCTTCACTAATCTTTATCCTACTTTCCAGCTGCTAAGCAAGTGAGCTTTAAAGTGTGAACCACACGAATCGCTCTGAGCATTGTCCTCAAAGACTGATATTATTTAAACTTGACGTACAACATACAGGGTTTCTTAAGGTGAGTTTAAAGTTGAGTTCAAGCTACTCCTTGAGACATCACATCATTTGTAGTGACACTGCAACGAGATTACCTCTCCCAGTCGGGGGCGTAGGTAGGGAGAAGGATAATCATCTTGGGCAGGCAGCGGGTGCCTCATCTTAGGCTTGTACTGACGTGTTGGGTTTATCAGTACTCCCAAGTGTTAAGAGGGTTAATATGGATAGAGGAGAGGTTAACACACATATATAACCTATAGCTAGGAAAGGACagttcaaaaatgaaaaagcttaTTGAGTTATTTGCTACCAAGACTGCGCAGATATTACAACTGTGAGTGCAGGGTGGACTATATGAacttagttagttagttagttagttagtttaaATGTATTATAGCTGATCACATGAGCAGAAAAGTTCATAGACTTCATAAAGCGTCATTAACTTCAACATCTCACTCATGAAAATATGTGCTTTTTCAGTGTTAGCAATGCAATTAATTTTACCAACTAAACGTCAGTAGTATAATTAAGCAAGGCATTCGCCTGGCTTGTTCAGCCAAACGATGCATAGCTTAATGCATGGTGTTTGGAGATGTAAAGTAGATGCAATGGTAAACTTCATGAGCAGGGTTTTTCCTACCATATAAGGCTTAGGTGCAGCGCCCAAGTGGTTTTGGGCACCACATAAGCTGAATGAATGTAAAATCATTGTGAAGAAAACTAAGTAATGCAAGGCTCAGACGCCAGAAGCGTTAGACTGATTTTAATCCTGACCATAGTAAGTACGTACGTTTGGGAATGTGATGCATTTATGGATCTTCCAAACTGCTCGGAGACTCACTGTGGCTGCTTCAATTAATGTCAGACATGTTTGATATTTAGGATTTAAAATCTGTATAATAACGTCAGTACTTTTTCACCAGCGACGGAAATACATTGTTGCTCTTGAGGCCAACATTACATGGTGTAATACTGTTGACAGATAAACCGGACAGTTTAGTATCTCACCTTCAGTGCTTGCTGAAGAATAGACAATGTGTGTTGACCACGTGTCCTGACCATTTTCTCATCCAGGCTCGTTTCGGCTTTTCCCACTATAAAGCACTGCCACAGCAAGTTGTTGCACCTCAGTCTcctttttgtttacatttgctTCCCCATGAGATCACTTGAGAGGCATCATGAGGTGATGCAGTTCTTCCTCTGACAAAAATATCCTGATAATATCCTGtagtttattttcaaatcttgTAGTCCCTACTTGTTTGAGATTGTGCATGATGTGACCAGATTTTGAAATCGATTAGGATGCAGTACGTTTTATTTATCCAGTTATTGGTGGTGAACTTTAACCATTGTTTGATCAAGTGTtgactgctttttttcttttttagatcTGTCACATTACATGCAATTGAAACTGCTTTTCATGTTAGCATGTAaattgcatgtctgtgtttacaaTAGGAGTGTGAGCAGCTCCAGAAAATGTATGCTGCCCAGCAGGATGAGCGATTACTGGAACAcacccagcagcagcatgtcCTTTACCAGCAAGAGCAACAAATCCTCCACCAGCAAATCCAGGTATTTGCACCTGTCAAATGGCTGTCATAAAGATGCCATTATGAGCCAAACCCATCCATGAAGGTTACACAAAGCACTGTGATCCTTTTATAGTTTATAATCATTTATGTGGGATGGgcagagctgtgctgctttaCCTCATACAACATTGTGATTGTACTTGCTTTGTGTTATGAAAgcttaaagcaagtcttcatcaCCCTTACATTATGCATGTGTAATACTGAATTACTCACATTATctttaaaacatacatacagGCCTCCTAAAAAGTGCCATTGATTTGGTTCAGCTGAGGCTTGGATATCCTGCACTGTGGCCTCAATTGTTGACTCAACTTGATTCTTAATTTGAGATTCATGCTTTATATGAATGTTTACATAATCTCACGCAGCCAGCTTCAGTTAGTATTAATCACTTTAACAAATCATCATACTGAAGCCTTCAGTCAGATGTTATTTCTCTTTACCTACAGGGTCTGTCTTTAGGCCATGGAGAGAGCCAGCCCAGTCACCTAACCCACCAGCTTCagaggtgaacacacacacactcacactctctgaCACAAGCACATTACTCATCTGCTATTGAACGGTGAACAGTGAACTTGATACTGTGGTGCAGTGCTATCGACTGAAGTGTTACATCATTGTCatatctctctcttctcctctcctactctgtcctctcctccctcaggtTGCGTATCCAGCCCTCCAGCCCTCCGCCAACACATCCCAGCAACCACCTCTTCAGACAGCCCAACCAGAGCCCTCCGTCTGGCTCTGCAGGCATAATGCAAGGGCATGGTTAGTACTACCGCTGCTAGAGCTCTTAAATGCTTCTTATCTTGTAATCAGTTTAGATGCAGTGGTCTTTGAACTTGGAATTTTAAGTAGACATGGATTAgtccatctttctctgtctttgcaGACTTTGTAAACAGGTAACTGGTCATTTGAAAGCTCAGTTTTGACTGATGAGTCAACCTTACGTTACATGTTAGTCATGATTGTATGACACTCGTGGTTGAAAATGTAGCTTTACTCCTCCAAACTTTTTGTGTGGGGAAACTTAATTGTTCCCTCTTAGTAAAAAatctcccctcttctctcttaGGTCCGCCGTCAGTGCAGTACCAGCACGGTACTCCTGCGCTGTATCAGGGCCAGAGTGGCAGCCCACCTCCCACAGGCCTGCCACGAGTCTCTCTACCAACCAATCAACAAGCAGCATCTGCTCGTCCCACTGTCCCATTGGCACAGGGTGTACCTCAGCAACAGCAGGTGTCTGCAGACAGCCagttaaattttgtttttgtcatttttctttctgctgatggttacatgttttgtttattaatgATCTGGCTTTGACTGTACAGGTGACCATTCAGGTTCAGGAAGTGGAGCTTGGAGGTGGTGCACAGAGACAGGGCAGCTTTTTGTCCACACCAGGGGGACACAGAGTCCTTGGGAAGCAGCTGAGTGCAGACAACGCAGAGTCGCACAGGTGACCCCACCCTTCCTGTCACTACATCCCCTGATGGCGGCCAAACCCTGTCAACAATACCAAAggactgttttctgtgtcttgtttttccaacttttagttttatttttgttgtatatTTGCCCTGAGCTTTCCACTCACAACAGACACCTTTATGTATTCAccttatatatttttatttgttgtatttttatgtttatattttatccTTCTCgtcatcttgtttttgttttagatttcTGCCATGTTCGTTCATTTTCTACAAATTGTATGCTAAAAATTCTGA comes from Scatophagus argus isolate fScaArg1 chromosome 5, fScaArg1.pri, whole genome shotgun sequence and encodes:
- the sik3 gene encoding serine/threonine-protein kinase SIK3 homolog isoform X3; this translates as MRAAQGCLLFPQRGEKMAAVSSGGAAGSTAAGITHSARPTHAGMGSQNRAQPSSGISHSSRTSTATGCITNPGHTSATRPPPARVGHYEIERTIGKGNFAVVKLATHIITKAKVAIKIVDKTQLDDENLKKIFREVQIMKLLKHPHIIRLYQVMETERMIYLVTEYASGGEIFDHLVAHGRMAEKDARKKFKQIVAAVHFCHCRNIVHRDLKAENLLLDHNLNIKIADFGFSNMFSRGQLLKTWCGSPPYAAPELFEGKEYDGPKVDIWSLGVVLYVLVCGALPFDGSTLQNLRARVLSGKFRIPFFMSTDCEYLIRHMLVLEPSKRLTMEQICKNKWMRQGDPDPEFDRLIAECEQVKTERETELVLEQVLTAMSEMGLDRERTLQSLQTDAYDHFSAIYSLLADRLKKHKTLPVALPTPRSISYPLNAVQQTDPQGNPVSMTVPHVQLINPENQIVEPEGSMSLDSDEGEEPSPEAMARYLSMRRHTVGVPDQRTEMQEDLQKLPPGFPRGAVPQPPFPPLAPTMGQMHTLMPTQSLQPTQQLEYKEQSLLQPPTLQLLNGMGPLGRRASDGGANIQLHAQLLKRPRGPSPLVASPHPIPAVAPVDEEGSDGEPDQEAVQRSSYKDCNTLHLPMERFSPVRRFSDGAATIQAFKAHLENSSLIKQLKQECEQLQKMYAAQQDERLLEHTQQQHVLYQQEQQILHQQIQGLSLGHGESQPSHLTHQLQRLRIQPSSPPPTHPSNHLFRQPNQSPPSGSAGIMQGHGPPSVQYQHGTPALYQGQSGSPPPTGLPRVSLPTNQQAASARPTVPLAQGVPQQQQVTIQVQEVELGGGAQRQGSFLSTPGGHRVLGKQLSADNAESHSRSLGRFTSGYDQAQFNPHLFSGDAASRGASGVVGSYSPYLQGASLKVPGLEGYQSGVVGTSSYGTPSTLQQALLSPTPLDYRPPQQHVTPTLQGLLSPRHSLTGHADPRLPPQDLAALLKRQSPRPCQAPPTPPSGAPQEYGEMLLLHQLSQGESLEPPTPQGASGGQHYHHLLQIRPPEVQPQQHPAQATCPSLPHSESMEEDEVPTGYHHPHEGLLSKAGEGHELLGPPRGGTPPYSSPTHRHGGYIRNAPAARESEHVECRPTGQAMEMPDHNGVGYSRGPQGDTYRSRGQLQRHHTIQTCDDAYDQADSMSGMSLLAGKALSSARMSDILSQTSLTGSQQLHQREESVCDVEGELHAAACYPSSCTSDMLLSYKPPDLQYSMEQAGV
- the sik3 gene encoding serine/threonine-protein kinase SIK3 homolog isoform X4, encoding MCCCDILNQTSVRFHFLYIMYILSVRYCEYLNCTICLCVLLDHLVAHGRMAEKDARKKFKQIVAAVHFCHCRNIVHRDLKAENLLLDHNLNIKIADFGFSNMFSRGQLLKTWCGSPPYAAPELFEGKEYDGPKVDIWSLGVVLYVLVCGALPFDGSTLQNLRARVLSGKFRIPFFMSTDCEYLIRHMLVLEPSKRLTMEQICKNKWMRQGDPDPEFDRLIAECEQVKTERETELVLEQVLTAMSEMGLDRERTLQSLQTDAYDHFSAIYSLLADRLKKHKTLPVALPTPRSISYPLNAVQQTDPQGNPVSMTVPHVQLINPENQIVEPEGSMSLDSDEGEEPSPEAMARYLSMRRHTVGVPDQRTEMQEDLQKLPPGFPRGAVPQPPFPPLAPTMGQMHTLMPTQSLQPTQQLEYKEQSLLQPPTLQLLNGMGPLGRRASDGGANIQLHAQLLKRPRGPSPLVASPHPIPAVAPVDEEGSDGEPDQEAVQRYLANRSKRHTTHALTSTSHGEPSAESQRPQGPRQRGGWAPDTHTRSSYKDCNTLHLPMERFSPVRRFSDGAATIQAFKAHLENSSLIKQLKQECEQLQKMYAAQQDERLLEHTQQQHVLYQQEQQILHQQIQGLSLGHGESQPSHLTHQLQRLRIQPSSPPPTHPSNHLFRQPNQSPPSGSAGIMQGHGPPSVQYQHGTPALYQGQSGSPPPTGLPRVSLPTNQQAASARPTVPLAQGVPQQQQVTIQVQEVELGGGAQRQGSFLSTPGGHRVLGKQLSADNAESHSRSLGRFTSGYDQAQFNPHLFSGDAASRGASGVVGSYSPYLQGASLKVPGLEGYQSGVVGTSSYGTPSTLQQALLSPTPLDYRPPQQHVTPTLQGLLSPRHSLTGHADPRLPPQDLAALLKRQSPRPCQAPPTPPSGAPQEYGEMLLLHQLSQGESLEPPTPQGASGGQHYHHLLQIRPPEVQPQQHPAQATCPSLPHSESMEEDEVPTGYHHPHEGLLSKAGEGHELLGPPRGGTPPYSSPTHRHGGYIRNAPAARESEHVECRPTGQAMEMPDHNGVGYSRGPQGDTYRSRGQLQRHHTIQTCDDAYDQADSMSGMSLLAGKALSSARMSDILSQTSLTGSQQLHQREESVCDVEGELHAAACYPSSCTSDMLLSYKPPDLQYSMEQAGV